From Populus trichocarpa isolate Nisqually-1 chromosome 19, P.trichocarpa_v4.1, whole genome shotgun sequence, a single genomic window includes:
- the LOC7455239 gene encoding WRKY transcription factor 55-like yields the protein MFPSKIIQKSTKKQQETMDDTISLILHGCKLAKDLELSLANSASQPETLSRSCEEIIRVFANAKERLHVHQLGTTFYPHPMLFREPQDLQQQQNIDPILQEWLGTSCTSAETLFHQTQGVMAESALGLIESKIGGGIQMGSGGLAIESGSRSDVQAVDASDSGRGSSSSSKRPRIRNDDAEKRTVRVPAQQFGNTEIPPEDGFSWRKYGQKEILGSKFPRAYYRCTNQNLYHCPAKKQVQRLDDDPCRLEVVYRGEHTCHLSATAPSAPPPAPGITQEMAQTMIGQPQPSTATSLGRWVLEFRLGPGGGAGSSSSSSMAAGSSGGAAGPSTVGRYGKEADYPITDMADAMFNSGSSSTNSMELIFPSISEEKRDQPSDKNN from the exons ATGTTCCCATCAAAGATCATCCAAAAAAGCACTAAAAAACAACAGGAAACCATGGATGACACCATCTCTCTTATTCTTCATGGGTGCAAGCTAGCTAAAGACCTTGAATTAAGCCTAGCAAACTCAGCCAGCCAACCAGAAACTCTATCAAGGTCGTGTGAGGAAATCATTAGGGTTTTCGCTAATGCCAAGGAGAGGCTACATGTTCATCAACTAGGCACCACTTTCTACCCTCATCCTATGTTGTTTCGTGAGCCACAGGACTTACAGCAACAGCAGAATATTGATCCTATCTTACAGGAATGGCTAGGGACTAGTTGCACATCGGCGGAGACGTTGTTTCATCAAACGCAAGGCGTTATGGCTGAGAGTGCCTTGGGATTGATTGAGAGTAAGATAGGTGGAGGAATACAGATGGGATCAGGAGGTCTAGCTATTGAATCAGGTAGCAGATCAGATGTCCAGGCAGTGGATGCATCAGATTCTGGCAGAGGTTCTTCATCATCCTCAAAAAGACCGCGAATAAG GAATGATGATGCCGAGAAACGAACGGTGAGGGTACCTGCTCAACAGTTCGGCAATACTGAAATCCCACCGGAAGATGGTTTCTCTTGGAGGAAATATGGGCAGAAAGAGATTCTGGGGTCAAAGTTTCCGAG GGCCTACTACAGGTGCACCAACCAAAACTTGTACCATTGCCCAGCCAAGAAACAAGTTCAGCGACTTGATGACGATCCCTGCAGATTGGAAGTAGTATACCGTGGCGAGCACACTTGCCACTTGTCTGCCACCGCACCATCAGCTCCACCACCAGCACCGGGAATTACTCAAGAGATGGCCCAAACTATGATTGGTCAGCCTCAACCATCCACAGCAACTTCTCTAGGCAGATGGGTACTGGAATTTCGTCTGGGTCCTGGAGGTGGTGctggcagcagcagcagcagcagcatggCTGCAGGTAGTAGCGGCGGTGCGGCTGGTCCCTCCACTGTTGGTCGATATGGTAAAGAAGCTGATTACCCTATAACAGATATGGCTGATGCCATGTTTAATTCTGGCAGTAGTAGCACCAATAGCATGGAACTTATTTTCCCTTCCATCTcggaagaaaaaagagatcagCCAAGCGACAAAAACAATTGA